A genomic stretch from Theobroma cacao cultivar B97-61/B2 chromosome 4, Criollo_cocoa_genome_V2, whole genome shotgun sequence includes:
- the LOC18601990 gene encoding MADS-box protein AGL42: MGKRKMEMKVIENEKARKRVFEKRRNNLLKKAKELSILCDIKILVIIFELGIPKAQIWPDNDEEATQIINRFKQQPVKGDSKKAYYDSFASKKKNFGEKFPISEYKTMINHFSENQLQNLCYELDAKIAAMMNAINSKQDLTEGPMPKMLAAECQGKGFLNKGRGKEVDIYQEPIPIQQDQSFEMLYHKPNFMESPMMMQNDISYPQFDGSTSSSNIPYVPLPIHHVDPSWMQPAYMSYYDPTIHRIPPGIYYPVMPSFPSLTNESG, translated from the coding sequence ATGGGCAAACGTAAGATGGAGATGAAAGTAATAGAGAATGAGAAAGCTCGGAAGAGggtttttgaaaaaagaaggaaTAATTTGTTAAAGAAGGCTAAGGAGTTATCAATTCTTTGTGACATTAAGATTTTGGTCATCATCTTTGAACTAGGTATACCAAAGGCTCAGATTTGGCCTGATAATGATGAGGAAGCTACACAAATCATCAACAGATTCAAGCAGCAGCCTGTTAAAGGTGATAGCAAAAAAGCTTACTATGATAGTTTTGCaagtaagaagaaaaattttggcGAGAAATTTCCTATATCAGAATATAAGACTATGATCAATCACTTCTCTGAGAATCAGCTTCAAAATTTGTGTTATGAATTGGATGCCAAGATTGCTGCTATGATGAATGCAATTAATTCAAAACAGGACTTGACAGAAGGACCTATGCCGAAGATGTTAGCTGCTGAGTGTCAAGGAAAAGGATTCTTAAACAAGGGGAGGGGAAAGGAAGTTGATATTTACCAAGAGCCTATTCCTATCCAACAAGACCAGAGTTTTGAGATGCTTTACCATAAACCAAATTTCATGGAAAGTCCAATGATGATGCAGAATGATATCAGCTATCCTCAGTTTGATGGCAGTACTAGTAGTAGCAATATTCCTTATGTTCCATTACCGATTCATCATGTTGATCCATCTTGGATGCAACCAGCTTACATGAGCTACTATGACCCAACCATCCACCGTATTCCACCAGGCATTTATTATCCTGTGATGCCAAGTTTTCCCTCTCTGACGAACGAGTCAGGCTAA
- the LOC18601989 gene encoding keratin-associated protein 21-1: MKTKSKDTNSLWKWKGNMNKKKNGKQFPVSEFLRESRQKVEENVLGPGGGAGIGCGIGVGFGLVGGIGYGGWPWNHLKLAFGVGAGCGVGLGFGFGQGIGYGFSLESLESYMLSEDS; encoded by the coding sequence atgaaaacaaaatccaaGGACACAAATTCCTTATggaaatggaaaggaaacatgaacaagaaaaagaacgGCAAGCAATTTCCAGTGTCGGAATTCCTCCGTGAAAGCCGCCAGAAAGTGGAGGAGAACGTATTGGGACCTGGAGGCGGTGCTGGGATTGGTTGCGGCATTGGAGTTGGGTTTGGTTTGGTTGGGGGAATTGGGTATGGAGGGTGGCCTTGGAACCATTTGAAGCTTGCGTTTGGGGTCGGGGCTGGTTGTGGGGTTGGGTTGGGGTTTGGATTTGGGCAAGGGATTGGTTATGGTTTTAGTTTAGAATCCTTGGAATCCTACATGCTGTCTGAGGACAGTTGA